A stretch of Imperialibacter roseus DNA encodes these proteins:
- a CDS encoding SH3 domain-containing protein encodes MIRILLILLCFGPIHLVFSQEGIKPSLGRLQGLWEGSYNEQVFGYLLVHDNQCLSIISGETEDDVSVFSRPFGYLGFWDDMGGQKPEKVSDLTNEGRKLLFFEFEGFSFDSEENLAKPTRSCFITMNENEPSSDSIPRYFHLSCRGQPDIYSKIKYLPLSVLNGLRKNDVDWEKYEKFLSKIDSFSVRVVSEKAYIFSEPEVATKMYLIKNDEAELLEERNGWILVRYFGKKIIDGWVKKSDLITIQ; translated from the coding sequence ATGATAAGAATACTGTTGATTCTGCTTTGTTTTGGACCAATTCATCTTGTTTTTAGCCAAGAAGGAATCAAGCCCAGCTTGGGCAGATTGCAAGGGTTGTGGGAAGGTTCATATAATGAACAAGTTTTTGGCTACCTTTTGGTTCACGACAATCAATGTCTGTCAATTATTTCTGGTGAAACTGAAGACGATGTTAGCGTTTTTAGTCGACCTTTTGGATATCTTGGTTTTTGGGATGATATGGGAGGTCAAAAGCCAGAAAAAGTTTCAGATTTGACTAACGAAGGTCGGAAATTGTTGTTTTTTGAATTTGAAGGATTCAGCTTCGATTCCGAAGAAAACTTAGCAAAGCCTACAAGAAGCTGTTTTATCACGATGAATGAAAATGAGCCGAGCTCAGATTCGATTCCCAGGTATTTTCATTTGTCTTGTCGGGGACAGCCAGACATATATTCTAAAATAAAATATCTACCATTGTCAGTCTTAAATGGACTTCGAAAAAATGACGTGGACTGGGAGAAATACGAGAAATTTTTATCGAAAATCGATTCTTTTAGCGTGAGAGTGGTTTCTGAAAAAGCTTATATTTTTTCTGAACCAGAAGTGGCTACGAAAATGTACCTCATAAAAAATGACGAGGCCGAACTTCTGGAGGAAAGAAATGGGTGGATTCTTGTTCGTTATTTTGGCAAAAAAATTATCGATGGTTGGGTTAAGAAGTCTGATTTGATTACTATTCAATAG
- a CDS encoding DinB family protein has product MLNKEQLKTDIHTTFATLSSLLDKFSDSQLNTVPFEGSWTAGQVAEHIIICGSGIPESKTEPAKRSPNDLVKPVSEMFLNFGIKFKTAPMLEPQQSHHSKKATLDTISEIEKTHLRTVANSDLEALCMDMELPTFGYMTRYEWVRFVLVHTQRHTRQIENIYKAVE; this is encoded by the coding sequence ATGCTCAACAAAGAACAACTTAAAACTGATATTCATACCACGTTTGCTACCCTCAGCTCACTGCTGGACAAGTTTTCTGACTCTCAACTAAACACGGTTCCTTTTGAAGGTAGCTGGACGGCAGGACAGGTAGCGGAGCACATCATCATATGTGGCTCGGGAATCCCCGAAAGCAAGACTGAGCCTGCAAAACGATCACCCAATGATCTTGTGAAGCCGGTAAGCGAAATGTTTCTCAACTTTGGCATCAAGTTTAAGACTGCCCCTATGCTGGAGCCTCAGCAGTCCCACCACAGCAAAAAGGCTACGCTCGACACCATTTCGGAAATAGAAAAAACTCACCTTCGTACTGTGGCCAATAGCGACCTGGAAGCACTTTGCATGGATATGGAACTGCCGACCTTTGGCTATATGACACGTTATGAATGGGTGAGGTTTGTGCTGGTGCATACGCAGCGGCACACCCGGCAGATAGAGAACATTTATAAGGCGGTAGAATAG
- a CDS encoding glycoside hydrolase family 19 protein yields the protein MISKVYSPAFYLILWVLLLVIVPESHAQQPSVSPQEGDTLDNVTISEAEARNIMKGLFDLPRLTHSLALGRIAKDERLTAFTDGFMQRNNIQVLTIGYIDSDEFWPRIFRQQRLNKFNKADNDNLLAAKIIFVPASTEGPPTGYTTRLELTGKTSTVYELLSISQAEVDSIAASTSQQQLGNATFATPNEAKETVVSALIAALQRVELKASPQDALALVTFQAAPPGEDGLPTYGFDQMVYEQLATDYPTATIAGQTVRTAWKSMKSNAPDKVTAVAAGNVTPVFQMDGVALTATPGNANTYKVSLMGASDGTTGELLALTSSDNGLTMGLLNTISYDEEIINVKIVPINEAGTNFNLLGLQQKLNTIYQPAVASWQVQVLANVTLPATWDTPTPGLADSETGMLSNYTGEMNDLIKAYLQGHDRDKDAYYVFLVNKAETPGKKGYMPRKKQWGFAFTDVHGTSDDALAKTIAHELGHGVFRLEHTFSEKGLPQSQTNNLMDYTPIGTALYKYQWDYVHDPVNVVTLFDDDEEGAMDFCFWAKSLWNFNALFGEDHVLTPYMPIYNEIKNNFSSYWDTSEKLFEEYRFGDDKINNLPLLTNSNWTVRNATHYKKTDSTFFVDHAIMAIVNRSSEGIALHKEGVTLANIELEGKEYKVAAYSMEDLIHPTYVRVEEVCDLVDNEYVQVYHDEGQSFITFLDDGVPELVIQILTEDEDDVEVWLEYLGIFVKEESNWISVIPPFWENWSWDGPMEALDDLLGSEAEDSFKYIVSDSRAIIRMNDSSFGPITPEQIISLGEQAIIIDTVLNQPGKLYGRIVVKSSSDTLITSLGNLTEVVAMDEKEFTMRKDYVAIVLPYSASSTNFKYTKDMKFIAYKLCGDFLKVKDKGSAVEGHWIPKFMAGSEPEFPITKDQLVQIFPGVDTARVSEVVNLINEYSNDFEINTATRMSHFLGQIGGETQLTSLLEESYSESNMISSSKTRTCRLSNGIYVLKYCDLFVGYNTNNSSSCPFPFCESNIEIPSNQTYLEGTVRYVNKSYMSDSLDLSAKSSYTENRPNNLSFFDYVYACQLGNGTIDSHDGRRFRGRGFIQLTGHDNYQDFQEIWNKTYGTSNPKDFICRSVECDQNLEDINTNVEIAMLAAFAYWQESSTNVIADGGTSNSNIDAVTLNVNGAFHGKIQRRTITNNAITILSQ from the coding sequence ATGATATCGAAGGTATATAGCCCTGCATTTTACCTGATTTTATGGGTGCTTCTGTTGGTAATTGTTCCTGAAAGCCATGCCCAGCAGCCTTCAGTCTCCCCACAAGAAGGCGACACCCTCGACAACGTCACCATATCGGAGGCCGAAGCCCGCAACATCATGAAGGGGCTGTTTGACCTGCCCCGGCTCACGCATTCCCTAGCCCTGGGCCGCATTGCCAAAGACGAGCGCCTCACCGCCTTCACCGACGGCTTTATGCAGCGCAACAATATCCAGGTGCTCACCATCGGCTATATCGACAGTGATGAGTTCTGGCCCAGGATCTTCCGGCAGCAGCGTCTCAACAAATTCAACAAGGCCGACAACGACAACCTGCTGGCCGCCAAAATCATCTTTGTGCCTGCCTCCACCGAAGGGCCACCCACTGGCTACACCACCCGGCTGGAGCTCACGGGCAAAACATCGACGGTCTATGAGCTGCTCAGCATCAGTCAGGCGGAGGTAGATTCCATTGCTGCCTCCACCAGTCAGCAGCAGCTGGGCAACGCCACCTTCGCCACGCCCAACGAGGCCAAGGAAACTGTGGTGAGTGCACTGATAGCGGCGCTGCAAAGGGTGGAGCTCAAAGCCTCTCCACAGGATGCCCTGGCCCTGGTGACGTTTCAGGCAGCTCCACCAGGTGAAGACGGCCTGCCGACTTACGGATTTGACCAGATGGTGTACGAGCAACTGGCAACTGATTACCCCACAGCGACCATAGCTGGCCAAACAGTGCGCACTGCCTGGAAGTCGATGAAAAGCAATGCACCGGATAAGGTAACAGCCGTGGCGGCGGGCAACGTCACACCTGTCTTCCAAATGGATGGTGTAGCCCTCACCGCCACGCCAGGCAATGCCAATACCTATAAAGTGTCCCTGATGGGCGCCAGCGACGGCACCACCGGAGAGTTGTTGGCGCTTACGTCGTCTGACAATGGCCTGACCATGGGTCTGCTTAATACCATTAGCTACGATGAGGAAATCATTAACGTAAAGATCGTTCCCATTAACGAAGCGGGTACCAATTTCAACCTGCTTGGCTTGCAGCAAAAGCTCAACACGATTTACCAGCCCGCAGTCGCTTCCTGGCAGGTGCAGGTGCTGGCCAATGTAACCCTGCCTGCCACCTGGGACACGCCCACACCCGGCCTCGCCGACAGCGAAACCGGCATGCTCTCCAACTACACCGGCGAGATGAACGACCTCATCAAAGCCTACCTGCAGGGGCATGACAGGGACAAGGATGCCTACTACGTCTTTCTGGTCAACAAAGCCGAAACGCCCGGAAAGAAGGGGTATATGCCCCGCAAAAAGCAGTGGGGCTTTGCGTTTACCGACGTGCACGGCACCAGCGACGATGCGTTGGCCAAAACGATTGCCCACGAGTTGGGCCACGGCGTATTTAGGCTGGAGCACACCTTCAGCGAAAAAGGACTGCCCCAAAGCCAGACCAACAACCTGATGGACTACACCCCCATTGGCACCGCCCTCTACAAATACCAGTGGGACTACGTGCACGACCCGGTAAATGTGGTGACGTTGTTTGATGATGATGAGGAGGGGGCGATGGATTTTTGTTTTTGGGCGAAAAGCTTATGGAATTTCAATGCTTTGTTTGGAGAAGATCATGTATTGACTCCCTATATGCCTATTTACAATGAAATTAAAAACAACTTCAGTAGTTATTGGGACACGTCTGAAAAGTTGTTCGAAGAATATCGCTTTGGAGATGACAAAATCAATAATCTTCCATTATTAACAAATAGTAATTGGACGGTTCGGAATGCTACGCACTACAAAAAGACAGACTCTACGTTTTTTGTTGACCACGCCATCATGGCAATAGTGAACCGGTCAAGTGAAGGGATCGCTCTTCATAAGGAGGGAGTAACACTTGCAAATATCGAACTGGAAGGAAAAGAGTATAAGGTAGCTGCATACTCTATGGAAGATTTAATTCATCCAACGTATGTTCGAGTTGAGGAGGTTTGCGATTTGGTTGACAATGAATATGTACAAGTTTATCATGACGAGGGACAATCATTCATTACGTTTTTGGACGATGGAGTCCCCGAATTGGTGATTCAGATTTTGACCGAAGACGAAGACGATGTTGAGGTTTGGCTTGAGTATTTGGGAATATTTGTAAAGGAAGAGTCTAATTGGATTTCTGTAATTCCGCCGTTTTGGGAAAATTGGAGCTGGGATGGCCCAATGGAAGCATTGGACGATTTGTTAGGCAGCGAAGCGGAGGATTCTTTTAAGTATATCGTTTCTGACAGCAGGGCAATAATTAGAATGAATGATTCATCGTTTGGCCCGATAACACCGGAACAGATAATCTCTCTCGGGGAACAGGCAATTATTATTGATACCGTTTTGAATCAACCAGGAAAGCTCTATGGCAGGATTGTTGTTAAAAGTTCTTCCGATACATTAATAACCAGTTTAGGAAATCTAACTGAAGTGGTTGCAATGGACGAAAAGGAATTTACTATGCGAAAGGACTATGTTGCAATTGTGCTTCCATACTCAGCTAGTTCGACTAATTTCAAGTATACGAAAGATATGAAATTCATTGCCTACAAGTTATGTGGAGATTTCTTAAAAGTGAAGGACAAAGGCTCGGCAGTCGAAGGACATTGGATTCCTAAATTCATGGCGGGCAGTGAACCAGAGTTTCCAATTACGAAAGATCAATTGGTTCAAATTTTTCCAGGAGTTGATACAGCCCGAGTTTCAGAAGTTGTAAACCTGATAAATGAATACAGTAATGATTTTGAGATAAATACAGCAACCAGGATGTCACACTTTTTGGGACAAATCGGAGGCGAAACTCAATTGACCTCCTTATTGGAGGAGTCTTACAGTGAGAGCAATATGATTTCTAGTAGTAAAACACGAACTTGCAGACTATCGAATGGTATCTATGTTTTAAAATATTGCGATTTGTTTGTAGGATATAATACTAATAATTCTAGCAGTTGTCCATTTCCATTTTGCGAATCAAATATTGAAATACCTTCAAATCAAACTTATCTGGAGGGTACTGTAAGGTATGTTAATAAGTCCTATATGTCAGACAGTTTGGATTTGTCTGCGAAATCGAGTTATACAGAAAATAGACCAAATAATTTGAGTTTTTTCGATTATGTATATGCATGCCAGCTTGGAAACGGAACTATAGACTCGCACGACGGAAGAAGGTTTAGAGGGCGGGGTTTCATTCAACTGACAGGTCATGACAATTATCAAGATTTTCAAGAAATATGGAATAAGACATATGGAACGTCGAACCCAAAAGATTTCATTTGCAGGTCTGTAGAATGCGATCAAAACTTGGAGGATATTAATACCAATGTGGAAATAGCAATGCTAGCTGCATTTGCATATTGGCAGGAGAGTAGCACAAATGTTATAGCCGATGGAGGCACGAGCAATTCAAATATAGATGCCGTTACACTCAACGTAAATGGGGCATTTCATGGTAAAATTCAGAGGCGAACTATTACGAATAACGCAATAACAATACTAAGTCAATGA
- a CDS encoding HU family DNA-binding protein yields the protein MSILYKAIGRTQPGVAGGGQIKYYAGIKREREVTLREMVREISSRSTVTTADAMAVIENFLELIPKFLRNGRTVNLSQLGSFRVNISSKGYDTPDEVGNYSIKRNKISFLPSAEMRENMGTVRYTKYTELSSTLLSNEPDEE from the coding sequence ATGTCTATCTTATATAAAGCAATAGGTCGTACCCAGCCGGGAGTGGCTGGAGGAGGACAAATCAAGTACTACGCTGGCATCAAAAGAGAGCGAGAAGTTACACTGAGAGAAATGGTGCGGGAGATATCGTCTCGAAGCACCGTGACTACCGCCGATGCCATGGCAGTGATCGAGAACTTTCTCGAGTTGATACCCAAGTTTCTGCGCAATGGTCGCACAGTGAACCTGAGTCAGCTGGGAAGCTTTCGGGTGAACATCAGCAGCAAAGGCTACGACACGCCTGATGAGGTGGGTAACTACAGCATCAAGCGCAACAAGATCAGCTTTTTGCCCAGCGCAGAGATGAGGGAAAACATGGGTACAGTGAGGTATACGAAGTACACCGAGCTATCAAGCACCCTTTTGTCGAACGAACCTGACGAAGAATGA
- a CDS encoding caspase family protein, producing MKHFLASSLLFFQFFAAIAQNLQTVIQQGHELAVLSVAQSPDSSLVATGSRDKTAKLWEVSTGREVRSFLGHTGSVNCIDFSADGQYMITSSGDKTARIWEVATGKSSFTTPVEAKYLTAVAFSHDAKYFFTGGYPNEAHLWDLETKKIVQSFRVNADQGLGYGINVAFSKDGKWLAIGEDNRTANVYSTATWEKVYMFDQAEGWCGGCATWVAFSADSKTLLVASNKTVVRKYKLSNGDLIQTYGDEVEELSGVGFSKNGNEIWVATKSSVIIWENQSGKLVKEITPETETEINEATLAANGSLLLACDNNTAYQLNIKTDQIQTTLTGLLNQRDKGGITYDPNSYWDSYIAKYIRFKNELMLSKDGTELIKGKFGTKVKRWNIASGKTVMEYKGHEKAALCYDLTDNGLTMATGGGDGRIILWNVATGDTLRIIKAHREPIFDVKFSNDEKHLISASWDATIKIYDIATGERVNYYDFQSNSVYNLLFHPTDLYVFVARLDNSLAMIELDTHLPVRTFVGHTDIVSSMKLSPNQKELLTTSWDGSIRIWDIATGLMTKKLTGHVGPVHKAIFSPDGNLVYSAGADRVIRVWDYNTSLQAKTFEGHTAEVTSLLLGNDNKMLISHALDGTTKFWDLASGKEFFEHIHFGANEWMVKNPEGYFNGTDEARKHIHFVDKTTTYSVDQFFEEFYRPDLLPQIFSNRGGSGNLKNIQTKLLKSPPPTVKIAALPADDATKAEVYVKMIDNGGGVSELRLFHNGKRMSLNTQGLSYPSGKDRSTTYRHTVDLIGGANTFEARAANNDNIESAVSNVEVVADHSSKSATCHILAVGINKYQNPKMTLNYARPDAESFSSMIDDNGTSLFKEIKLHTLFDDQASKENIIKKLDELSAVVHPEDVFIFYYAGHGSMVDNSFYFIPTESLRLYDVSSLKKNAIEASELQEHLKSIHALKQLIVMDACQSGASIELLATRGAAEEKAIAQLSRSAGIHVMASAGSEQFATEFAELGHGLFTYLLITGLQGAADGAPKDGKVTIYELKSFLDDQVPELTQKLKGTPQYPYTFSRGQDFPLVIRKE from the coding sequence ATGAAGCACTTTTTAGCCTCTTCTTTGCTGTTTTTCCAGTTCTTTGCAGCGATTGCCCAAAACCTCCAAACAGTCATCCAGCAAGGCCATGAGTTGGCCGTGCTGAGTGTCGCACAAAGCCCTGATAGTAGTTTGGTGGCCACGGGCAGCCGGGACAAAACGGCCAAGCTCTGGGAGGTATCCACGGGCAGGGAAGTGCGCAGCTTCCTCGGGCATACCGGTAGCGTCAATTGCATCGACTTCTCTGCGGATGGCCAATACATGATCACCAGCAGCGGTGACAAAACAGCCCGTATTTGGGAGGTGGCTACAGGCAAAAGCAGTTTCACTACCCCGGTGGAAGCTAAATACCTTACCGCCGTCGCTTTTAGCCATGATGCCAAATACTTCTTTACCGGAGGCTATCCCAACGAAGCACACCTGTGGGATTTAGAGACGAAAAAGATAGTTCAGTCCTTTAGAGTAAATGCAGACCAGGGCCTCGGCTATGGCATCAATGTGGCTTTTTCAAAAGATGGCAAGTGGCTGGCGATAGGAGAGGACAACCGAACGGCCAATGTGTACAGCACAGCTACCTGGGAGAAGGTATACATGTTCGATCAGGCAGAGGGCTGGTGCGGGGGATGTGCTACCTGGGTAGCTTTTAGCGCCGACAGCAAAACCCTGCTGGTAGCATCCAACAAAACGGTCGTAAGAAAATACAAGCTTTCTAACGGAGACTTGATTCAAACCTATGGCGATGAGGTGGAAGAGCTTTCCGGCGTTGGATTTAGTAAGAACGGCAATGAAATTTGGGTGGCTACCAAATCAAGCGTCATCATTTGGGAGAATCAGTCAGGGAAGCTTGTGAAGGAAATAACGCCGGAAACAGAGACGGAAATCAATGAAGCCACACTGGCCGCCAACGGCAGTCTGCTATTGGCATGCGACAACAACACCGCCTACCAGCTCAATATCAAAACCGATCAAATTCAAACAACCCTCACCGGGCTGCTCAACCAGCGGGACAAAGGCGGCATTACTTACGACCCCAACTCTTACTGGGACTCGTACATTGCCAAATACATCAGGTTCAAAAATGAGCTGATGCTTTCCAAAGATGGCACGGAGCTGATCAAGGGCAAGTTTGGCACCAAGGTAAAGCGGTGGAACATCGCCTCAGGCAAAACTGTCATGGAGTACAAAGGCCATGAGAAAGCGGCTCTTTGCTATGACCTGACGGACAATGGCCTTACCATGGCTACAGGTGGCGGCGATGGCCGAATCATCCTCTGGAACGTGGCCACCGGAGATACCCTTCGCATCATCAAAGCCCACAGAGAGCCCATCTTCGATGTGAAATTCAGCAACGACGAAAAGCATCTCATCTCCGCCAGCTGGGACGCCACCATCAAGATCTACGACATAGCTACTGGCGAGCGGGTGAACTACTACGACTTCCAGTCCAATTCGGTCTACAACCTGCTGTTTCACCCCACAGACTTGTATGTGTTTGTTGCCCGACTCGACAATTCGCTGGCAATGATTGAGCTGGACACGCACCTGCCCGTCCGGACGTTCGTTGGCCACACCGATATTGTTTCTTCAATGAAGCTGAGCCCCAATCAGAAAGAACTGCTCACAACGAGCTGGGATGGTTCCATCCGCATTTGGGACATTGCCACCGGCCTGATGACGAAGAAGCTGACGGGCCACGTAGGCCCGGTACACAAAGCGATCTTCAGCCCTGACGGAAACCTTGTTTATTCTGCCGGGGCCGACAGGGTCATCAGAGTGTGGGACTACAACACTTCTTTACAGGCAAAGACATTTGAAGGCCACACCGCCGAAGTCACTTCCCTGCTGCTGGGGAACGACAACAAAATGCTGATTAGCCATGCCCTGGACGGCACCACTAAATTTTGGGACCTGGCCTCAGGGAAAGAGTTTTTTGAGCACATTCACTTTGGTGCCAATGAATGGATGGTGAAAAACCCGGAGGGCTACTTCAACGGAACAGACGAGGCGAGAAAGCATATCCACTTTGTTGATAAAACCACCACCTATTCCGTGGATCAGTTTTTTGAGGAGTTCTATCGCCCTGACCTGCTACCGCAGATTTTTTCGAACAGGGGAGGGTCAGGCAACCTTAAAAACATCCAGACCAAGCTGCTGAAATCTCCTCCACCTACCGTAAAAATTGCTGCGCTGCCAGCCGATGATGCCACCAAAGCCGAAGTGTATGTTAAAATGATTGACAATGGCGGTGGTGTAAGTGAGCTGAGGCTCTTTCACAACGGCAAACGCATGTCGTTGAACACGCAGGGCCTTAGCTACCCTTCCGGCAAAGACAGGAGCACTACTTACCGTCACACAGTCGACTTGATAGGGGGTGCTAACACTTTCGAAGCCAGGGCCGCTAACAATGACAATATTGAATCGGCGGTGAGTAACGTTGAGGTAGTGGCGGATCATTCTTCGAAAAGTGCCACCTGCCATATCCTGGCCGTGGGCATCAATAAGTACCAAAACCCCAAGATGACGTTGAACTATGCCCGACCCGACGCTGAGTCGTTCAGTAGCATGATTGACGACAACGGCACATCCCTTTTCAAAGAAATCAAGCTGCACACGTTGTTCGATGACCAGGCCTCGAAAGAAAACATCATCAAAAAGCTGGATGAGCTTAGTGCTGTAGTACACCCCGAAGATGTGTTTATTTTCTATTATGCCGGTCATGGCAGCATGGTCGACAATAGTTTTTACTTTATCCCCACAGAAAGCCTTAGGCTCTACGACGTCTCTTCTTTGAAAAAGAACGCCATTGAGGCTAGTGAGCTGCAGGAACACCTGAAAAGTATCCATGCGCTGAAGCAGCTTATTGTGATGGATGCCTGTCAGTCGGGTGCGTCCATAGAGCTGTTGGCCACCCGTGGAGCTGCGGAAGAGAAGGCCATTGCACAGCTTTCCCGCAGTGCGGGCATTCATGTAATGGCCTCGGCTGGCAGTGAGCAGTTTGCCACCGAGTTTGCTGAGCTGGGCCATGGTCTGTTTACCTACCTGCTCATCACCGGCCTGCAAGGCGCAGCCGATGGTGCACCCAAAGACGGCAAAGTCACGATCTACGAACTCAAGTCTTTCCTCGACGACCAGGTGCCCGAGCTCACCCAGAAGCTAAAAGGCACACCGCAGTATCCTTATACCTTTTCCAGAGGGCAGGACTTTCCCCTGGTGATTCGGAAGGAGTAG